Part of the Solwaraspora sp. WMMA2065 genome is shown below.
GGGCCGGTCACCAGGTCGTGGAACAGCCGGTCAGCCTGGCCCAGTGGCAGGCCGACGCGGCCAGCGGCAGATTGCGTGAGGCGTTCGCCTGCGGCACCGCCGCGGTGATCACGCCGATCGGCCGGGTCCGCTCGGCCGACGGCGAGTTCACCGTGGCCGACGGCGGGCCGGGGGAGGTCACCATGGCGCTGCGGCAGAGCCTGGTCGACCTGCAGCGGGGCCGGGGCGCCGACCCGGACGGCTGGGTGCACCGGGTGTTCTGAGCAGCGCCGTGACGTGGTGACCGGGCCCCGGCCCGGTCACCACGTCATCCGGTCACTGGGTCAACAGGTGGTCGCGCAACGCCGTGATCCGGTCTGCGGGCAGCCCGGCTGCGCGCAGGTACCCCTCAACCGAGCCGTGCCGCTGCCGCAGCTCGGTGAGGAACGTCTGCATCGCCTCGGCCGGGCAGGAGAAGAACGGCACCGGCACCAGATGGTCGTTGCCGGCCTGGGTACGCAGCCAGGCGAGCAGCCGTTCGCTGCCGGCGTTGCTCAACGCGTAGTCCTCGGCGATCACCGAATCCCGGACCCCGAGCAGGGACAGCGTCATCGCGCAGACCAGCCCGGTGCGGTCCTTGCCGGCCATGCAGTGCACCACCGCCGGTGCGGTCCGTGCCTCGGCCAGCAGCGAGATCGCCGCGACGAAGCCATCCGCGGCCTGCTCGGTCAGATCGTGGTAGCGGTCGGCCAGGTAGCGGGCGGCACCCTGATCCGGCTGGTAGGGGATCTCGCCCCAGTCCTGGTGCCGTAGGTGGATGTTGTGGTATTCGAAGCCGTCCGCTGGCGGGATCCGTCCGTACGTCTCGACCTCGTGCGGCCGGCGCAGGTCGATCACGGTCCGTACGCCGAGCGCGTCGAACGCCGCCGCGTCGTCGGCGTCGAGCCGGTGCGGCGAGTCGGCCCGGTAGATCCGCTGCCAGCGGACCGTACGGCCGTCGAGCCCCGGGTAGCCCCCGATGTCGCGGAAGTTGAACATGGTCGCGAAGGCCAACGAGCGGGTGGCGGCGGCAGTCATGGATCCTACGGTAGCCAGCCCGACCGACACCGGTAAACGGTGCGGGTAGCCGGTGCCACCCGCACCGGCCACCCGCACCGGGTGGGTCGTCACCGGGTCAGATGATCCGGCCCGGCGCCATCGGCGGGACCGGGGTGCCGGTGGCACCGCCGTAGTAGGCGCTCAGCTTGTCGCGGTACGCCGGATCTGTCGAGCTGGTCCCGTCGTACTCGGGGGCGTCCTTGATCTGGCTCTTGTCGCGGTCGACGTAGACCTTCTGCTCGTCGTGGTCGACGTGGTTGACCACCCCGGCCGGCAGCATCACCTTCCGGCCGAAGATCCACGGCCCGGTGTCGACCACCAGATGGCTGCCGTCCACCTCTTCGGTGGCGGAGTCGATCTTGCCGATGCCGCCGTCGGTCGCCTCGACGTGGTAGCCGGCCAGGTTGGCGCCGTCGACCCCCGCGTCGTCGCGGTAGCGCCACGGGTCGAACGTGCCGGCCGGGGTGCCGCCCACGACGTCACCCTGACCACCGGCCGGCCCCGTCAGTGCGGTGTGTTGCGGATCGAGCCTGTCCATCGGAGGTCACTCCCTCGCTCGGCGGAACTGACTGCGTCGTCGTCCCAGGAATACCCATGGCGCTCGATCGGTACACCTGACCTCGGACGGTCCCACTGTCCCGCGATGTGGATTCGACTACCGGTCCGGGCGCGGTCGGTGGCAAAGTACCCTGCGTGACTCGCCTCGTACTCATTATTGGCAGTTAGCGCGCCCGGCAACCGTCCGCCGAGCGCGCAGACCTCCCGCATCCGCGGGGGGTCTTTTTGTTGGCCGTACGAGGTCGGCCGGACGAGCGGGTGGGGACGGCCCGGCGCGAGCAGCGGGTGGTACGGGACGTCCGTCGAAAGGATCGAGATGACTTTCCAGGTCTATGACACGACTCTGCGCGACGGTGCGCAGCGTGAGGGCATCAGCTACTCGGTGGTCGACAAACTCGCCGTCGCGCGGCTGCTGGACGACTTCGGCGTCGGCTTCATCGAGGGCGGCTGGCCCGGCGCGATGCCGAAGGACACCGAGTTCTTCCGCAGAGCCCGCACCGAACTCGATCTGCGGCACGCCGTACTCGTCGCGTTCGGTGCCACCCGCAAGGCCGGCGTCAAGGTCGCCGACGATCCGCAGGTACGGGCCCTGCTCGACGCCGAGACACCAGCGGTCTGCCTGGTCGCCAAGTCCGACATCCGGCACGTCGAACGGGCGCTGCGCACCACCGGCGCGGAGAACCTGGCGATGGTCACCGACACGGTCGCGCACTTCGTCGCCGAGGGCCGGCGGGTCTTCCTCGACTGCGAACACTTCTTCGACGGCTTCCGGCACGACCCGGCGTACACCGCCTCGGTGGTCAGCGCGGCGGCCGCCGCCGGCGCCGAGGTCGTGGTGATGTGCGACACCAATGGCGGGATGCTGCCGTCACAGATCGGCGCGGCGATCGCCGATCTGGTCGACCGGACCGGGCTGAGCGCCGACCGGCTCGGCATCCACTGCCAGAACGACACCTCCTGCGCGGTGGCCAACACCATCGCCGCCGTCGAGGCGGGCGTCCGGCACTTCCAGGGCACCGCCAACGGGTACGGCGAACGCCCCGGCAACGCCGACCTGTTCGCCGTCGTCGCCAACCTGCAACTCAAGCTCGGGCTGCCGGTCCTACCGGACGGCTGCCTGGAACAGATGGTGCGCGTCTCGCACGCCATCGCCGAGATCGCCAACATCGCCCCCGACACCCACCAGGCCTACGTCGGGGCCGCCGCCTTCGCCCACAAGGCGGGGCTGCACGCGAGTGCGATCAAAGTGGATCCGTTGCTGTACAACCACGTCGACCCGTCGGTTGTCGGCAACGACATGCGGATCCTGGTGACCGAGATGGCCGGCCGGGCCAGCATCGAGTTGAAGAGTCGTGAACTCGGTGTCGACCTGGCCGGCCATCCGGACGCGCTGTCCCGGGTCACCAAGCGGGTCAAGGAGCTGGAGGCCGGCGGCTGGTCCTTCGAAGCCGCCGACGCCTCGTTCGAGCTGCTGGTCCGCTCCGAGTTGGCGGCCGACACCGGTGCCGTCACCACCCGGCCGTTCGCCCTGGAGTCCTACCGGGTGCTGGTGGAGCACCGCGAGGACGGCGCGGTGGTCTCCGAGGCCACCGTCAAGGTCCGGGTACGCGGCGAGCGGGTGATCGCCACCGCCGAGGGCAACGGCCCGGTCAACGCCCTCGACGAGGCGTTGCGGGTGGCGCTGCGCAGCCACTACCCGGACCTGGCCGACTTCCGGTTGGCCGACTACAAGGTGCGGATCCTGGAAGGCAGCCAGGGCACCGGGGCGATCACCCGGGTGCTGGTGGAGACGGTCGACGGCAACGCCCGGGACTGGACCACCGTCGGGGTGCACGAGAACGTGGTCGAGGCCAGCTGGCACGCCCTGGTCGACGCGCTCACCTACGGACTGGCCCGCAGCCGGACCACCACTGGCGTCTGACCTGCCGGCCCGGGGCCACCGGTGACCTGCCCTGGCCCCGGGCGGGCGGTCCAGGTCAAGCGGCCGGCAGCACCAGCCCGGCGACGACCATCCGGTGGTCGCTGCCGGGCACCCGGTGCACGGTCACCGACCGCACCCCGATCCGGTCGTCCACCAGCACCCGGTCCAGCGTCACCGGCGGGATCGGGCTACCGCTGTACGGCCCCCAGGTGCCGACCAGCCCGTCGCCGGTCGCGTCGGCGGCGTCGACGTAGCCTGCCGCGATCAGCCGGCGCAGCGCCGCGTGGTCCAGGGTGGCGTTGAAGTCGCCGGCCAGGATTCGCGGCGGGCCCTGCGGGTCGGGGCGGGGCTGTCCGGCCAGGTCGGCCCGCCACGACGACAGGGTGTGCAGCGCGAACGGCGCCATCGGGTGCGCCGACTCGACCCGTACCGGCCCGCTGCCCGGCGGGCGGACCGTGCCGTACGACTGGGCGAAGCCGCCCACGTTGCGCCGCACCCCGTCGTCGGTGACCGGCCAGCGCGCGTAGACCGCCGACCCGGTGGTCCCCACCTCCGGATCGGCCCGGCGGTACGGCAACAGGTCGCCGACGCCGAGCCGGTCCAGCTCGGCCTCGGCCGCCGGAGTGAACTCCTGCATCGCCAGCACGTCCACCCGCTCCCGGCGCAGCAACTCCATCAGCACCGTCAGGTCCGCCGCCCCGGCCAGCAGGTTGGCCGTGGCGACCCGGACCGTGACCCCGTCGGCGGCGGTCGCGGTCCGGCCGCCGTCCGGCACCGCCCGGGGCAGCACCGCGACGGCCAACGACACCACCGCCAGCAGCGCGGCACCGCTGGCCCACCACCGCCGGGACCAGACCACCACCGCCAGCGGGACAACCGTCCAGGCCGCCACGTACGGGGTGAACGCGAGCAGCTGCACCAGCGGGCCGGACTCCCAGCCGGCCAGCCGCAGCACCGCCCAGAGCAGCCCCGGCAGCACCACCGGCCACACCAGCCAACCGGCCGGGCGGCGCCTGGTGCTGGCCGGGGGTTGCGGGGTGGAACTGGTCTGTGGCGCGGTCACGCCGGAACGGTATCCGGTGTGACCGGCGTCGGACCTGCCACCCCGGTTCGGTGTCGGTCCTACCACCCCGGCCGGTCAATCACCCGGTCGGCGACGGATCCCGGCGTTAGAACGGCCCGATCCGGGGCACCCCTGCGCCGGCGCCGCAGTGGCCCCGCACCGTCGGGGCCGACCGGCGATTGGCGACCAGCGTCAAGGACGGTGCGATGACGACGACCGAGCCACAAGTCAGTACGGAACAGCCAGCCGACGCCGCTCCGGCCGCGGCCGCACTGGAGCAGACGCTGTTCGAGGTCAAACGGGTGATCGTCGGGCAGGACCGGCTGGTCGAGCGGCTACTCACCGCGTTGCTCGCCAACGGACACTGCCTGCTGGAGGGCGTACCGGGGATCGCCAAGACCCTCGCGGCGCAGACCCTCGCGGTCGCCGTCGGCGGCAGCTTCTCCCGGATCCAGTTCACCCCCGACCTGGTGCCCTCCGACATCGTCGGCACCCGGATCTACCGGGCGTCGACCGAGTCGTTCGACGTCGAACTCGGGCCGGTGATGGCCAATCTGGTGCTCGCCGACGAGATCAACCGGGCGCCGGCCAAGGTGCAGTCGGCGCTGCTCGAGGCGATGGCCGAGCGGCAGGTCTCGATCGGCGGCCGCAGCTACCCGGTGCCGGACCCGTTCCTGGTACTGGCCACCCAGAACCCGATCGAGTCCGAAGGCGTCTACCAGCTTCCGGAGGCGCAACGGGACCGGTTCCTGATGAAGGTCGTGGTCGACTACCCGACCGACGAGGAGGAGCTCGGCATCCTCTACCGGATGGGGGTGGACCGCCCGCAGCCCCGCCAGGTGCTGGACGCGGCCACCCTGTGCGCGATGCAGCAGCAGGCCCGGGAGGTGTTCGTCCACCACGCGCTCGCCGAGTACATCGTCCGGCTGGTGCTGGCCACCCGCCGCCCGCAACTGTTCGGGCTGCCGGAGCTGACCGGGCTGCTGGCGTACGGTGCCAGCCCGCGCGCCACCCTCGGTCTGGTCGCCGCCGCCCGGGGCCTGGCACTGCTGCGCGGCCGCGACTACGTGCTGCCCGAGGACGTCCGGGAACTCGCCACCGACGTGCTCGCCCACCGGCTGGTGCTCTCCTTCGACGCGGTCGCGGACGGCGTCGACGCCGGGTCGATCGTCCGCCGGCTGATCCAGGTGGTCCCGCCGCCGCGGATCGCGCCGGCCCACGACCAGCGACCCGGACTGGCGGCCGTCGCGTGACTGGCGACTGCCCGCCCGGCCCGGCCACCCTGCCGGAGCTGACCCCACCGGACCCGCTGCGCCGGCTGGAGCTGACCGTGACCCGGCGGCTGGACGGCCTGCTGCACGGGCAGCACCTGGGTCTGCTGCCCGGCGCCGGCAGCGAACCCGCCGGCAGCCGGGAGTACCGGCCCGGCGAGGACGAGGTACGCCGGATGGACTGGGCGGTCACCGCCCGGACCACCGTGCCGCACGTCCGCGAGGTCGACGCCGACCGGGAGCTGACCTGCTGGCTGCTGGTCGACGGGACGGCCAGCATGGACTTCGGCACCGGTGAGCTGGAGAAGCGGGAACTGGCGGTGGCGGCGGTCGCCGCGGTCGGCTTCCTGACCGCCGGCACCGGCAACGCGGTCGGGGCGCAGCTGATCGGGGCGGGCGGCATCCGCCGGTTCCCGGCCCGCACCGGCCGGGACCATCTGCTGCACCTGCTCCGTGCGCTGCTCGCGGCGCCCCGCGTACCGGCCGACCGGTCCGGCCGGGACGCGCCGCCGCCGCTGGCCGACGGGATCGACGGGCTCCGGCGGGCGGCCACCCGGCGCGGGCTGGCGGTGGTGGTCTCCGACTTCCTCGACGGACTGCCGGACGACCCGGCCGACCGGCCGGACTGGGAACGGCCGCTGCGCCGGCTCGCCGCCGGGCACCAGGTGCTGGCGATCGAGGTCACCGACCCCCGGGAACTCGACCTGCCCGACGTCGGGGTGATCACCGTCGAGGACCCGGAGACCGGCCGTCGGCGGGAGATCAGCACCGCCAGCCGGGACCTGCGGCGACGGTACGCCGAGGCCGCCGCCGAGCAGCGTGGCCAGGTGGCCGGGGCGATCCGCCGGTCCGGCGCGGCCCATCTGGCGCTGCGTACCGACCGGGACTGGGTGGCCGACATAGTCCGGCACGTGCACCGCCAACGGCAACTGGCCGGCTGCCCGCCGGCCCGCCCCGCCCCGGTACCGGCAGGAGGAGACCGATGACGTGGCAGTCCCCGGAGCGGCTGTGGCTGCTCGCCGCGGTTGCCGCGCTGGCCGGCGGCTATCTGCTGATGCAGCGGCGCGGTGCCCGGTACGCGGTTCGGTTCACCAACCTGCGGCTGCTGGACCGGGTGGCGCCGCAGCGTCCGGCCTGGCGTCGGCACCTGCCGGCCGGCCTGTTCCTGGCGATGCTGGCGTTGCTGGTGGCCGGGTTCGCCCGGCCGATGGACGAGGTCCGGGTGCCCCGGGAACGAGCCACGGTGATGGTCGCGGTGGACGTGTCCACCTCGATGCTGGCCAACGACGTACGGCCGGATCGGCTCGGCGCGGCGAAACGGTCGGCGCACGAGTTCGTCGGCGATCTGCCGGCGCAGTTCAACGTCGGCCTGGTGGCGTTCGCCGGCAACGCCTCGGTGCTGGTCGGGCCGGGTACCGACCGGGAGGCGCTGGGAGCCGGCATCGACCGGCTCGCCGAAGGGATCACCGGGGCCCAGGGCACCGCCATCGGCGAGGCGATCAAGACGTCGCTGGAGGCGATCCGGTCGCTGGACGCGCAGGCCGCCGAGGAGATCCCACCGGCGCGGATCGTGCTGCTGTCCGACGGGGCGAACACGTCCGGGCGGTCGCCGGAATCGGCGGCGGCCGAGGCGGTGGAGGCCGGGATCCCGATCGACACCATCTCGGTCGGGACCGCCGCCGGCTACATCGACTACGGCGGCGGCCGGCCGCTGCGGGTGCCGGTGGACGGCGAGAACCTCGAAGCGGTGGCCGAGTTGACCGGCGGTGCCTACCACGAGGCGGCCAGCAGCAGCCAGTTGAGTGCCGTGTACGCCGACATCGGCACCTCGGTCGGCTACCGGCTGGAGCTGGCCGACGTGTCGGCCCGGTTCATCGGATTCGGTCTGCTGCTCGCCGTGGCTGCCGCCGGGACCTCGCTGTTGTGGTTCTCCCGGCTGCCCTGACCCGCGTCACCCCCCCCCGCGAGACCCGACCTGGACCTGAGGAGGAGCCGATGACTGTGCCCACCGGGCTGGGCGAGCCGCGTGGCCCGTGGTTCGTCTCGCCGGACGCGGACCGCTGGCCGGGGCTGGACGGCTCCGCCGTACCGCCGGCACCGACCCCGCCGCGACGGTGGCGCCGCCGGCTGCTGACCGTCGCCGCGGTGCTCACCCTGTCGGCGGCGTCCGGCGGGCTGGCCGGCGCGGTGGTCGCCGGCCGGGGCGGCGACGCGGGACAGCCGGCGGCGCTGCCGTCGCCGTCGGCCACCCCCGGGGTGTCGCCGGACCTGGTGGCGGCGGCGGCCAAGGTGCTGCCCGGTGTGGTGTCGGTCCAGGTCGAGCGGGGCAGCATGATATCCGGCGGGTCCGGCTTCGCGATCGACGACCAGCATCACATCATCACCAACGACCACATCCTGGACGGCGACAGCGAACCGGGGACTCCGCTCAACGGCCACCAGGTCAGCGTCGTCGCCCAGGACGGTAGGCGGCTCGTCGCCGAGGTGGTCGGCCGGGACCCGGGCAGCGACATCGCGGTGCTGCGGGTGCCGTCGTCCGCCGGTCTTCGTCCGCTGGCCCTGGCCCAGCCCGGCGCCACCCAGGTCGGAGAGTCGGTCCTGGCGGTCGGCTCCCCGCTCGGCCTATCCGGCACGGTCACCGCCGGGATTGTCAGCGCCCTGGACCGTGAGGTGATGCTCGGCAACGGCGGGCGGCAGACCGCGGTGCAGACCGACGCGTCGATCAATCCCGGCAACTCGGGCGGGCCGCTGGTCAACGTCGACGGCGAGGTGATCGGGGTGAACACCGCCATCGCCACGTTGGAGGGTGTCGGGTCGATCGGCATCGGCTTCGCCATCCCGATCCACCGGGCCGAGCAGACGGCCGACGAGATCATCCGGCGGGGCGGCTGACCACCGCCCAGGTGGTCGGCGCCGAGGGCGGCGGTACTGTCGGATGATGGCGGCAGGCGAGATGCGGGTCACCGACTCGGTGGTGATCCCGGCGGGCGAGTTGACCGAGCGGTTCTCCCGTTCGTCCGGACCCGGCGGCCAGGGTGTCAACACGGCGGACTCGCGGGTCGAGCTGTCGTTCGACGTCGCCGGCTCGACCGCGCTGCCGTCGTGGCTGCGCCAGCGGGCGGTGCAGCGGCTGGCCAGTCGGTTGGTCGGCGGGGTGTTGACGGTCACCGCCAGCGAGCACCGCAACCAGTTGGCGAACCGGGCCGCGGCCCGGGACCGGTTGTCCGCGCTGCTGCGGGAGGCGATCGCGCCGCCGGCGCCGCCGCGGCGGCCGACCCGGCCGTCCCGGGCGGCGAAGGAACGGCGGATCAGCGACAAGAAACGCCGGGCGCAGACGAAGCGTCTGCGCCGCGGCGATCCTGACTGACCCGGTACGCGGCCTGGTCAGCTATTCGGCCCGGTCAGCACCAGCAGGCGTTGGCCCAGCTGTCGGTGGACCAGAAGTGCGATCCCCAGTCGCCCGGCGTCCACGATCCGGTGGACCAGAAGTGGCTCGACCAGGCGGGGTCCACCCAGGACCCAGAGCCGTCCCAGGACGGCGAGGTCCAGGCCGCGCCGCCCCAGGTGCGACTGGCCCAGGAGGTGCCGGTCCAGCCGTCCGCGGCCATCCGGTGGCCCAGCCAGACGCCGCCGGACCAGGCGGTCCGGGCCGCGGACTGGCTGGCCCAGGCCGGGCTGCTGAACGGGCCGAAGATGCTCTGCTCGCCCTGCAGCGTCACGTTGTTGCGGGCCACCCGGCTGGTGCCCCGGGACGCGTCGATCGGGCCGTGTCCGTCGGACCTTGTCCACTGCTGCGGCTGCCACACCGGGGTGTAGGTCAGCGCCGTCTGCAGGTTGATGCTGCGCAGACCGAGGTTCGCGCCCCCGCCGGTGGGCAGGAAGGTGCCGCTCTCCACCAGCACCTGCTTGACCTCGTCCGGGGTCAGCCACGGCTTGGCTTGGAGCAGCAGCGCGGCGACGGCCGAGGTGACCGCGACCGCCTGCGAGGTGCCGGTGCCCCGGAACAGGGTGCTGCCGACCCGGGCACCGGGGTAGTGGTTGTCGACGTTGGAGCCCGGGTTACGCAGCGACAGCACCGATTCGCCGGGAGCCAGCAGATCCAGTTGCCGGCCGGCGGTGGCGAGGTTGGTGAACGGCGCGAGTTCGTCGTCGGCGGTGGTCAGCGTGCCCTTGGTCAGACTGGCGCCGACCGTGACGACGTACGGGTTGGTCGCTGGATTGTCCAGCCGGCCGAACCCGTTGCCGTCGTTGCCGGCGGCCGCCACGACCACGATCCCGGCGTGCCACGCCTGTTCGACGGCGAAGTGCAGCGGATCGGTCCAGAAGGCTGGGTTGCCGGCGGAGCCGTACGCCAGGTTCAGTACCCGGATCGGATGGGTGGGGTCGTGGTCGCGGTTGGTGACGACCCAGTCGACCGCCGCGATGACCTGTGAGACGTCGACCGCGCCGTTGGCCGTACCGACCTTGACCGAGGTCAGTTTCGCCTTCGGTGCCAGCCCGCGTGCGCCGCTGGTCGGATCGTCGCCGATCAGTACACCGGCGAGGTGGGTGCCGTGTCCGTAGGTGTCGAGCCAGCGCAGATTTGTCGCCTGCGACTCGAAGGACAGGTCCGGGCCGTTGACCAGCCGGTTCGCCGGCAGGCCGGGGACCGGTACCACCCCGGTGTCGATCATCGCGATGCCGATCCCGGTGCCGTCCAGTGCCGCCGTCGCCGGGGTGTCCGCGCCGACGATGCTCCGGACGTCGGCCAGTGAGGTGCCCTGGCCGATGCCGGGGGAGCCGTTCCACAGGCTGGCGAAGTCCCCGGCCGGTGCGGTGCCCGGCCGCGTCGCGGGCACGTCGTCCGGCCGCGTCGCCGACCCGCCGGCCACGGCGGCGGCGAGCACCACGACCGTCGACAGTGCAGCGATTTGTTTTCGGTATCCGCGCCGTTGGTGTACAGCGCTCATCGTCGGCACCGGTGCGATCCTCCTGGCGAATAACAAGATCATGGCTACCGGAGAGTCGATCCGATAAGGACGCGTTCCCGGTACCACGGTGGACATGTTACGTAGCAGAAACCTCTCGGCTGAGAACGAACATCCCCCTATCGTGCAGGACGTGCGTCGGGCCGGTGGACTCCCATGCCCGGTGACCGACGGATAGCATCCAATTCGGTGGTGCCGTAGTGGAGGCACCGTTAACCACGCCGACACGCCCGTCGGCCCACCAGGTCGCGGCAGGCGGGTCCGGTGACCGGCACGCCGGTGGTGACGAGGGCGGTGAGAAGTACGACGTGGCGGCGACCGATCCGGTCACGGGAGCCCGTCCGCGCGCGTCCCTTGATCCATTCCTCAGACGCCAGTTGGGTCGGGCGGGGCATCCCTGCGGGGTGTTCCTGTTCGATGTCGACTTCTTCAAGACGGTCAACGACGTCTACGGCCACCTACGCGGTGACCGGGTGCTGCGCCAGCTCGCCGAGCGGGTACGCGCCACCTGCCGGCCGCAGGACGTGCTGTTCCGCTACGGCGGCGACGAATTCGTCGTGGTGCTACCGCAGACCGACCGCACCGAGGCGGTCCGGCTCGCCCTGCGGCTGACCGAACGGATCCGCAGTACCGAGTTTTCCGGAGACCCGCCGCTGCACCTGACGGTCAGCCTCGGGGTGGCGAGCGCACCTGCGGACGGCACCACCGCCGAACACCTGCTGGACCACGCTGACCGGCGCAACTATCTCGCCAAACGGCGAGGGCGGGACAGCGCCGTCGCCGATGACGTGGAGATCACCGACGGGAGCGGCTCCCGGCTGTGGGAGCGCGACGAGGCGCTGCGCCGTACCCACGAGTTCCTGACCCGGCTGCAGGTGACCGGCCGCGGCGCGGCCCGGGTGCACGGGCAGCGGGGTGCCGGGCACACCCGTTTCCTCGTCGAGACCGCCCGGCTGGCCGCGTTGCGCGGGTTCGCCGTGGTCACGGTGCCGCCCGAACCGGAGCCGCTGCCGCTGCCGGTCTTCGCCAACCAGGTGGTGCTGATCGCCGACCTCGCCGCCGTCGACCGGGTCCCACACCTGCTGCGGGTCTGGTCCCGTCCGCGGCTGCTGCCCGCCGTGCTCGGGCTGGTGCAGGCCAGCACCGAGACGGCCGGCCCGGCCGGGCCCGCCGGTGCCGGCGAGCCGGTCTCGGTGACCGGTCCCGGACCGCTGCCCGGTGTCGGTCCGTCCGGTGTGCACCTGCCAGAGCTGGAGCAGATCGAGCTCGCCCCGTGGTCGCCGGCGACGACTCGGATCTGGTTGCGGACCGCGCTGCGCGGCGAGCCCAGCCGGACCCTGGTGAACTGGTTCGTCCGGCAGACCGGCGGGCTGCCGGCCGCCGCCGACCGGG
Proteins encoded:
- a CDS encoding S8 family serine peptidase, translating into MSAVHQRRGYRKQIAALSTVVVLAAAVAGGSATRPDDVPATRPGTAPAGDFASLWNGSPGIGQGTSLADVRSIVGADTPATAALDGTGIGIAMIDTGVVPVPGLPANRLVNGPDLSFESQATNLRWLDTYGHGTHLAGVLIGDDPTSGARGLAPKAKLTSVKVGTANGAVDVSQVIAAVDWVVTNRDHDPTHPIRVLNLAYGSAGNPAFWTDPLHFAVEQAWHAGIVVVAAAGNDGNGFGRLDNPATNPYVVTVGASLTKGTLTTADDELAPFTNLATAGRQLDLLAPGESVLSLRNPGSNVDNHYPGARVGSTLFRGTGTSQAVAVTSAVAALLLQAKPWLTPDEVKQVLVESGTFLPTGGGANLGLRSINLQTALTYTPVWQPQQWTRSDGHGPIDASRGTSRVARNNVTLQGEQSIFGPFSSPAWASQSAARTAWSGGVWLGHRMAADGWTGTSWASRTWGGAAWTSPSWDGSGSWVDPAWSSHFWSTGSWTPGDWGSHFWSTDSWANACWC